From Arachis stenosperma cultivar V10309 chromosome 2, arast.V10309.gnm1.PFL2, whole genome shotgun sequence, one genomic window encodes:
- the LOC130961808 gene encoding pentatricopeptide repeat-containing protein At3g12770-like, with protein sequence MYKLVGQNTALEFNIATFSYAWFVPLSYIHLTHAIAKPMIPSKLIHNASRHLQYASFNQSPPSIFFRFSSLLHQFSNTLFHVKSIHAQIIINGVYNESFLVVKLIKAYSGLGFFGIARKVFDQCSHPETFLCNAMMAGYLRNQQCKEVPILFKMMGSCHIDINSYTCMFALKACTSLLDFQMGMEVVRDAVAEGLHLHPNVGSSVINFWVKFGKLGDARAVFDEMPERDVVCWNSMIGGYVQWQCFTEAIRMFLEMINCGIRPSRVTMASLLKVCGESGLRKFGRCLHSCVLVCGMGNDVFVLTSLVDMYSKIGETNSASLVFNSMCSRTLVSWNAMISGYVQNGMVHESFALFSRLVQIGAGFDSGTLVSLIQGCCLTSNLRSGKSIHSYIIRKGFEPNLVLSTAIVDMYCKCGATKQAVTVFRRMDIRNVITWTALLVGLSQNGYAEDALKLFCQMQEENVAANSVTLVSLVHCCTHLGSLKKGRSIHAHFIRHGYTPDAINISALIDMYAKCGKIHSAKKLFNNGFPFKDSILCNSMIMGYGMHGYGHQALGVFGRMIEEGVKPNQTTFISLLTACSHSGLVEEGKTLFHSMERDHGIKPSDKHYACLVDLLSRAGHLEEADTLVKQMPFEPSTDVLEALLSGCRTHKNINMGIQMADRLLSLNDLNSGIYVMLSNIYAEARRWDAVNHIRGLMRTRGLKKTPAYSLIEVGNELHTFFAGDDSHPKWEDIHQLLENLRIEVEACGYVPDTSCVLRDVNEEMKVKLLWGHSERLAIAFGLLSTPYGSLIRITKNLRVCVDCHNVTKYISRIVKREIIVRDANRFHHFVNGQCSCNDYW encoded by the coding sequence ATGTATAAACTGGTTGGCCAAAACACAGCTCTAGAATTCAATATCGCTACCTTCTCATATGCATGGTTTGTGCCTTTATCATATATTCACCTCACACATGCAATTGCCAAGCCCATGATACCCTCCAAGCTTATTCACAATGCTTCTCGTCATCTTCAATATGCCTCATTCAACCAATCACctccttccattttcttcaGATTCTCCTCATTGTTGCATCAATTCTCTAACACCCTTTTCCATGTTAAGTCCATCCACGCTCAGATCATTATCAATGGTGTGTACAATGAAAGCTTTCTAGTTGTAAAACTTATCAAGGCATACTCTGGTTTGGGTTTCTTTGGCATTGCCCGCAAGGTGTTCGATCAATGTTCTCACCCGGAAACCTTTCTTTGTAATGCCATGATGGCTGGGTATTTAAGAAACCAACAGTGTAAGGAGGTTCCTATTTTGTTTAAAATGATGGGGTCTTGTCATATAGATATCAACAGTTATACTTGTATGTTTGCTCTCAAGGCCTGCACCAGTTTGTTGGATTTTCAGATGGGGATGGAAGTTGTTAGGGATGCTGTTGCAGAGGGATTACATTTGCATCCAAATGTGGGGAGTTCGGTTATAAATTTCTGGGTGAAGTTTGGGAAACTTGGTGATGCTAGAGCAGTCTTTGATGAGATGCCCGAAAGAGATGTTGTTTGTTGGAACTCAATGATCGGGGGTTATGTGCAGTGGCAGTGCTTTACCGAGGCGATTCGGATGTTCCTTGAGATGATTAATTGCGGAATAAGGCCGAGTCGTGTGACAATGGCAAGCTTACTCAAGGTGTGTGGAGAAAGTGGACTAAGAAAATTTGGAAGATGTCTTCACAGTTGTGTCCTTGTGTGTGGCATGGGCAACGATGTGTTTGTGCTGACTTCTTTAGTTGACATGTATAGTAAGATAGGTGAAACTAATAGTGCTTCGTTGGTTTTCAATAGTATGTGCAGTAGAACTTTGGTTTCATGGAATGCTATGATTTCAGGATATGTTCAAAATGGTATGGTACATGAATCTTTTGCTCTTTTTAGCAGACTAGTTCAAATTGGTGCTGGGTTTGATTCAGGAACCTTAGTGAGCCTTATTCAGGGATGTTGTCTTACATCTAACCTGAGAAGTGGAAAATCCATCCATTCATATATCATTAGAAAAGGATTTGAACCGAATCTAGTTTTGTCCACTGCAATTGTTGACATGTATTGTAAATGTGGTGCCACAAAGCAGGCAGTTACTGTTTTCAGAAGAATGGATATAAGGAATGTAATTACTTGGACTGCTTTGCTGGTAGGTTTATCCCAAAATGGCTATGCAGAGGATGCGCTGAAATTGTTTTGtcagatgcaagaagaaaatgTGGCTGCCAATTCTGTGACTCTTGTTAGTCTAGTACATTGTTGCACTCACCTAGGATCTCTCAAGAAAGGTAGGAGCATCCATGCTCATTTTATCCGACATGGTTACACCCCTGATGCAATTAATATATCAGCTTTGATAGATATGTATGCCAAGTGTGGAAAAATCCACTCAGCTAAGAAATTATTCAACAACGGATTCCCTTTTAAAGATAGTATATTGTGCAACTCAATGATTATGGGTTATGGAATGCATGGCTATGGACATCAAGCTCTTGGTGTCTTTGGCAGAATGATAGAGGAGGGAGTCAAACCAAATCAAACTACATTTATTTCACTCCTAACGGCTTGCAGTCACTCAGGCCTTGTTGAAGAAGGTAAAACTTTGTTCCACAGTATGGAAAGAGATCATGGCATCAAGCCTAGTGACAAACACTATGCTTGCCTCGTTGATCTTCTTAGTCGAGCAGGCCATCTCGAGGAAGCAGACACATTGGTGAAACAAATGCCTTTCGAACCAAGCACTGATGTGCTTGAAGCTTTGCTCAGTGGTTGCAGAACTCATAAGAATATCAATATGGGGATACAAATGGCAGATAGATTACTTTCTTTAAATGATTTAAACTCTGGAATTTATGTCATGTTATCAAACATATATGCCGAAGCAAGACGATGGGACGCAGTGAATCACATAAGAGGCCTCATGAGGACAAGGGGACTGAAGAAAACACCTGCTTATAGTTTGATTGAAGTAGGAAATGAACTTCACACATTTTTTGCTGGTGATGATTCACATCCTAAGTGGGAAGATATTCATCAATTGTTGGAAAACTTGAGGATTGAGGTGGAGGCTTGTGGCTATGTTCCTGATACTAGTTGTGTGCTCCGTGATGTGAATGAGGAAATGAAGGTTAAGTTGCTTTGGGGGCATAGTGAGAGATTAGCTATTGCATTTGGTCTTTTGAGCACACCATATGGAAGCTTGATTAGGATCACAAAAAACCTTCGTGTCTGTGTTGATTGTCATAATGTTACCAAATACATATCAAGAATAGTTAAGAGGGAAATTATTGTAAGGGATGCTAATCGTTTCCATCACTTTGTTAATGGCCAATGCTCCTGTAATGATTACTGGTGA